GTTTAAAGTAATGGCGAAATTGAACGGTTGTAAACTTATCTGAAAAGAATTCGTTAAAAAACATGGTTTCAAAACTATCAATGCCAGCAACTGAAAATCGCTGTAAAATAGTTTCTTTATTAATGTTATTTGGGTAGGCGTGATATAAATGCGATAATGGCGCATTACCGTTGGCATATCCTGCGGTTAGTACAAATCGCGTAAAGGATTCCGGTTGGTGTTTTATTTCATAAAGGGTGCGAAAATCAATTTTCGAAAAATTTAATTCACTTTTAAAAACACCGCTAACCGCTTGAGTAAATTGAAGTGAAAATTTAGGGAAACCTACTGTTGTTTCTCTTAACCGGTTTTTTACTAATGTGTACTCGCTAAACGGATTGAATTGAAAGGAAATAATAGCGGTACTTAAATTGAATTCCGAATAGGTATTGCCACCATCCAAATATTGATAATTATAAGTTGGGTTGATGTTGCTGACCGCAAACTGTAATTCCGAAAGGATTTTTGGTGTTAAAGCATGCTCAATGGAAACGGATTGTTTTATGAATTTATAGAATAAATCTATATTCAACAATCGGGGTTCAAAAAAGCTAAAGAAGCGTTTATCGGTTAAGAATTTGGAGCTACCTGTTTCTTGCAAATCGTCGGTATAATTAACATTCAACCAAGTTTGACCATTGGCATTTAATCGCGCACTACCACCAATACCGTATTTAAAACGATTATCACGAAATCCATAAGCAACATAGCTACGCACGCGGTATTTTTCAGAAAACCCATCGTTTGTTGCACCTCCAAAGCCCGTTCGGAATCCTTCGTATTGATTATATTTTATAAGATAACGCAGATCTATATCAAAGTACTTGGTTGGAAAAAAGCCATTACCCAGTTGCCTTAATAAATCTCTTTTTTTTATGGAATCTTGCTGAACAACAACCGTGTCTTTAGATGCAATAGGTGTTTGAGACTGCACACGCAAAACACATAGAATACAAAAAACAGTTAGAAAATATTTCCACATGAATAGTTGGCACGTTAATTCTATTAAAAAAGCGACGTTTTGTGTCGCTTTTTAAATTTAAACAGTCATTATTTCTTTCTCCTTGACCTCAAAAATACTGTCTATTTTCATAACGTATTTATCGGTCATCTTTTGAATATCCGTTTCAGCATTTTTCTGAAGATCTTCAGAGGTGTCCTCAAGATTTTTAATATCTGTATTGGCATCTTTTCTAGCACTTCTAATACTTACTTTAGCATCTTCTGTTTCAGCTTTTGCCTGTTTGGCTAGATTAATTCTGCGTTCTTCCGTTAATGGTGGCACGTTTATAATAATCGTATCGCCATTATTCATTGGGTTAAAACCCAAGTTAGCATGCATAATACCACGTTCAATTTCTTGAAGCATATTTTTTTCCCATGGCTGAACGGTAATGGTTCTACCATCTGGTGTGTTTACGTTGGCTACTTGGCTTAAAGGTGTTTGAGATCCGTAATAATCTACCATAACACTACCAAGCATGGCTGGACTGGCTTTACCAGCTCTAATATTTACTAATTGTTTTTCTAAATGCTTAATTGCCGCATCCATAGACTCTTTTGCCGAGTCTAATATAAATTGAATGTCTTCCATCTTTAAAGAATTTTATAAGTTTTAAACGTGTTTCAAAAAACAAGCCAAACCGTAAATGTAATATTATAAATTAACTTTTGTGCCAATATTTTCGCCAGAAACCACTTTTAATAAATTGCCTTTTTTATTCATATCAAAAACAATAATTGGCAATTCGTTTTCCTGACTTAGGGTAAAAGCAGTTGTATCCATAACCTTTAATCCTTTTCGTAACACATCATCAAAGGTGATATGATCGAATTTAATGGCTTGCGAATCTTTTTCAGGGTCTGCTGTATAAATACCATCTACACGTGTGCCTTTTAAAATAACATCGGCTTCAATTTCAATAGCTCTTAAAACGGCTGCTGAATCGGTAGTAAAATACGGATTTCCAGTTCCACCTCCAAAAATAACAACACGACCTTTTTCTAAATGACGCATGGCTTTTCTTCGGATAAAAGGTTCAGCAACTTGCTCAATATGAATAGCGGTTTGCAAACGTGTTGGTACATCAGCATTTTCCAGAGCACTCTGTAGTGCTAAACCATTTATAACTGTTGCTAACATACCCATGTGGTCACCTTGAACACGATCCATACCGTTGCTAGCACCTGCAACACCTCTAAAAATATTTCCGCCACCAATAACAATGGCAACTTGGATACCTTTATCTGTAATTTCTTTTATGTCATTAGCATATTCTGATAAACGTGCTGGATCAATACCATATTGACGATTACCCATTAATGCTTCGCCTGATAATTTTAAAAGAATTCTTTTGTATTTCATGTGTTGTTTTAGATATATAAGATTCCCACGTTTGGCAGGAATAAAGCGTTGTGCAAAGCTACATAATTTTTTTATTTTTTGAATTTTTTATAAAATGAGATTTTATACTTTAAACACGAAACATTTTTATGCTAACGAGATTTTATTTTTTTGCTAAAACTTACATGAAAAAATAAAAAAGCCTCCCAAATTAATGAAAGGCTTTCGTATATGATTGATGATTTTAAATTATCCTACAGAAACACGTTTGAAATCTGTAATGGCAACATCGCCAAAAGACTCTACATATTGTGCAACTGTTTGTTTTTCATCTTTAATAAAACGCTGATCTAATAAACATTGTTCTTGATCTAACGTGGTGTTATCTGAAATGAAACGCTCCATTTTACCTGGAAGAATTTTATCCCAAATTTGTTCTGGCTTACCTTCTGCTTTTAATTCTGCTTTTGCATCGGCTTCTGCTTGTGCTAAAACTTCTGGTGTTAATTGTGCCATAGAAATATATTGAGGTACATTTTTAAGTGTTTTACCTAAACGACCTAATTCAATATTATCTTTTTCAATAACTGCAATACGCGCTTCCGTTTCTGAAGCTATAAAAGCAGGATCGAAATTTTTGTAAGATAATGAGGTTGCTCCCATAGAAGCAACTTGCATAGAAACATCTTTTACTAAAGTTTCAGCATTATCAACTTCTTTTGATAAACCAACTAAAGCTGCAATTTTATTAATGTGAACATACTGTCCAACATAAGGTGCTTCTAATTTTTCGAAACCAGTGATTTCTAATTTTTCACCAACAACACCTGTTTGTTCAACTAATTTTTCAGCAACAGTCATACCTTTAAAATCGGCTGCTAAAAAGTCTTCTTTAGTATTAAAGTTGATAGCAACATCTGCTAACTCATTAGCTAACGCTAAAAAGCTTTCATTTTTTCCAACGAAATCAGTTTCGCAACCTAAAACAAGCGCAACACCAACAGTGTTTGCATCGTTAATTTTAGCTACTGCAGCACCTTCAGAAGAATCTCTGTCGGCTCTTTTTTCTGCAACTTTCTGACCTTTTTTACGTAATACGTCAATTGCTTTATCAAAATCGCCTTCAGCTTCTACTAAAGCTTTTTTGCAGTCCATCATACCTGCACCTGTGGCTTGTCTTAATTTATTTACTTCTGCGGCTGTTACTTTTACCATAGCTTGAAAATGTATTTTAAATTTAAAAAAGTCGTTTAACGTGTTTTCTTTACGGAAACGGTATCAAACGACTTTTCTAGTATTGTTTTACTTAAGTTTTTATTCTTCTTCGTCTTTTACAACTTCTTTTTTAGCTGCTTTTTTTGCTTTTGGTGCATCTTTGTCAGCTTTAGGAGCGTCTTTTTCTGCTTTGCGTTCTGCTAAACCATTTGCAATAGCTGCTGTAACGTGTGTTAACACTTTGTCTATAGATTTTGAAGCATCATCATTTGCAGGGATTACATAATCAACTTGACGTGGGTCAGAGTTGGTATCAACCATGGCAAAAATAGGAATGTTTAATTTTTGAGCTTCTTTAATAGCAATGTGCTCACGCTTAATATCAACAACAAATAATGCTGCTGGTAAACGTGTCATATCTGTAATAGAACCTAAATTCTTTTCTAATTTAGCACGTTGACGATCTACTTGTAAACGTTCTTTTTTAGATAATGAATTGAAAGTACCATCTTTCTTCATTCTATCAATAGTTGCCATTTTTTTAACGGCTTTTCTAATAGTAACAAAGTTTGTAAGCATTCCACCTGGCCATCTTTCAGTGATGTAAGGCATGTTGATATCTGCTGCTTTTTCAGCAACAATATCTTTAGCTTGTTTTTTAGTAGCTACAAATAAGATCTTACGACCAGATGCTGCGATTTTGCTTAACGCGTCGCCTGCTTCTTCTATTTTAGCTGCTGTTTTATAAAGATTGATAATATGGATGCCATTACGCTCCATATATACGTAAGGCGCCATGTTTGGATCCCACTTACGTGTTAGGTGACCGAAGTGTACACCTGCTTCAAGTAATTCTTTTACTTCTACTGCCATTTTGTAATAGTTTACGTTCTGTTGAATTAGCAATGATTTAGTGGTCTTTTTATAATAAAAATTGCCTGAACCATTTAGATGCTAAACTAAATCCTGTTTTTACACTAGGACAACAATAACTGTTTAATTTTTTTGTTTGAAATGTACTTTACTATGAAGTATTAAACCCCAGATAAAGTAACATTCGATAATATTAACGTTTCGAGAATTGGAATTTCTTACGCGCTTTCTTCTGTCCGAATTTCTTACGCTCCACCATTCTTGGATCTCTAGTTAACAAGCCTTCTGGCTTTAATGTCAATCTGTTTTCAGGATCTAACTCGCACATAATACGAGAAATACCTAAACGGATTGCTTCAGCTTGACCTGTAATACCACCTCCATATACATTTACTGTAATATCAAAGTTGCCATCATTGTTAGTCATAACTAAAGGTTGGTTTACTTTGTACTGTAATGTTGCAGTAGGAAAATAAACCGTCATGTCTTTTTTATTAATTGTAATCTTGCCAGTTCCTTCAGCAAGATATACACGAGCAACAGCCGTCTTTCTACGGCCAATTTTGTGAATTACTTCCATTTACTTGAATTCGTTTAAATTAATTGTTTTTGGTTTTTGCGCAGCATGCGTATGCTCTGCACCAACAACAACGTTAAGGTTACGGAATAATTCGGCACCTAATTTGTTTTTAGGTAACATTCCTTTTACTGATTTCTCTACTAATCTTGCTGGATCTTTTCCAAACAATTCAGTAGCAGTTAAACTTCTTTGTCCACCTGGATAACCTGTGTGACGGATATATGTTTTATCTGTCCACTTGTTACCTGACAAGTTGATTTTTTCCGAATTGATAACAATCACGTTATCACCGCAATCAACGTGTGGTGTGAAGTTAGGCTTATGTTTTCCTCTTAAAAGTTTTGCAACTTTAGAAGCTAAACGGCCTAATGTTTGACCTTCAGCGTCAACTAAAACCCACTCTTTATTAACAGTAGCTTTGTTGGCTGAAATCGTTTTGTAGCTTAATGTGTCCACACTTATTAATTTTTCTAATTAAACATTCCTCTCTTTAAAAGAGTTTGCAAATTTACGATTATATATTTGATTACCAAATAGAGTAGGGAGTTATTTTTGATAACTTTGTTTATATCTTTTTTGGGTTTCGTTTATGTGGTAAATATGTGTGTTTACATATTTTAATATAGGACACTATATATTAGGAGAAGAAAATGATGGATTTTGATTGAAAGTTGGTTCGTGTTTTCCTCCTTTTAATTAAAATCCATCTTTTGTATTACAATGTTTTAAAAGCTATTTTGCTTTTTTCAGTCGCTTTTCAGCTTTTTTCTCTTTAGCTGTTTTAGCTGGTTCTTTTTTTACGTTCTTTTTTGCGTCTTGACTTTTTGCCATGATAGTATGTTTTAACTGTTAGTGATTTGTTTTATCATTAATAAATTCAATTCTATAAGCGGGCATTATTGGATTACTAAAGTACGCATTTTTTATATACGTAATTTTATTAGGCTGTTTTAATTCCTATCGTAAAAGGACTTGGTATGTAGTCTGTCCAAAAATGCAATTTTAATGCAGTAGATATATTAGTATTTCAAAGGACTTAGGTTAAACATTTTATTCTGAACTCTTGCATCATTCATATTGTTTAAAGATGTGTTTTTGTTGTATTTTTATGGAAATTTAAAATTGAAGTTTATGGCCGTTATAATGTATGTGGATTTTCCCCACAAAGGCATTTGGGGAGATCAATTAGCAAATGAAATGTCGGAGCTCATTGAAAGTATCACGAAGGAACCTGGGTTTATTTGGAAATTCTGGACGGAAAATAAAGAAACCGAAGAAGCTGGAGGTGTCTATATGTTTGAAACTAGAGAAAGTGCTGAAAATTATTTAGACATGCACACTAAAAGATTGGAGCGTTTTGGGTATTCAGGAATAAGAAGTCGTGTTTTTGAATTAAATGAAAAACTATCCAAAATGGGTAAAGCGCCTTTTTAATAAAGCTATTATTTTAAAAGTGCGCATGTGGATTAACTGGTGTTGAATTGAATACCCAGAAGTTGTCAATGCGCAGTTAAATAGTGTATTAAGGGTTTTCTATTAGGAATTGGTAATGTGAATCAGGAATTTTTAATTTTTATAAATTTATATTTCACATCGTCATAAAATAAACTGATAAATAAAATGAAAGCTGCAAGAAAGAGTGTGTTTAATTCCATGTTTAATCGCGAATACACATAGCCGCCCATTAACCCGCCCAAAAAGAAAGATGAAATGATATATAAACGTAGTTTAATATTTTCTTTGAGTTTGAGTCTTTTTTGATGGTGTTTCTTAAAGAGTAAAAGTGATAAGTCAATACCTAAATCTGTAAATAAACCAGTAAGGTGTGTGGTTCTTACTACGGCATTTGAAATTTTCGTTACAAAAGAGTTTTGAAGTCCCATGGCAAAAAGTAGTAAGCATACAATCACGTTGGGCGTTTCTATTGTAATAAAATTACTAACAAGCCCAATGGATAATAAAATGACACATTCAATAATTGTCGGTATCACATAAACATTAAGTTTTTTATTTCCTTTAAACTTCTCAATTAAAAAGCTAGAGGCAAAGGAGCCAAATAGAAATGAGAAAATATATAAAAAATAAATTGTTCCTTGCCAAACTTTAAATTCGGCTACATCATTAATAAATAGCGCAAAATGACCTGTTACATGTGTGGTTAATTGTTAGAAAGATAAAAACCCCGTTACATTTACAATACCTGCTACAACAGACAGAATGGTTGCAATATGTAAATTATGTTTGGCAGTTCTGCTTTTACCTTGATGTGTAAACATGCACTTTTTTATTAATTGGGTTTTTTATTACCATATCATTGCACCATTTATTAATGCGCCTCCAACCAATTATCGCCAGTATCCATATCCACAT
Above is a window of Bizionia sp. M204 DNA encoding:
- a CDS encoding YoaK family protein, which gives rise to MNDVAEFKVWQGTIYFLYIFSFLFGSFASSFLIEKFKGNKKLNVYVIPTIIECVILLSIGLVSNFITIETPNVIVCLLLFAMGLQNSFVTKISNAVVRTTHLTGLFTDLGIDLSLLLFKKHHQKRLKLKENIKLRLYIISSFFLGGLMGGYVYSRLNMELNTLFLAAFILFISLFYDDVKYKFIKIKNS
- the rplM gene encoding 50S ribosomal protein L13; protein product: MDTLSYKTISANKATVNKEWVLVDAEGQTLGRLASKVAKLLRGKHKPNFTPHVDCGDNVIVINSEKINLSGNKWTDKTYIRHTGYPGGQRSLTATELFGKDPARLVEKSVKGMLPKNKLGAELFRNLNVVVGAEHTHAAQKPKTINLNEFK
- a CDS encoding monooxygenase encodes the protein MAVIMYVDFPHKGIWGDQLANEMSELIESITKEPGFIWKFWTENKETEEAGGVYMFETRESAENYLDMHTKRLERFGYSGIRSRVFELNEKLSKMGKAPF
- the frr gene encoding ribosome recycling factor; the protein is MEDIQFILDSAKESMDAAIKHLEKQLVNIRAGKASPAMLGSVMVDYYGSQTPLSQVANVNTPDGRTITVQPWEKNMLQEIERGIMHANLGFNPMNNGDTIIINVPPLTEERRINLAKQAKAETEDAKVSIRSARKDANTDIKNLEDTSEDLQKNAETDIQKMTDKYVMKIDSIFEVKEKEIMTV
- the pyrH gene encoding UMP kinase, with protein sequence MKYKRILLKLSGEALMGNRQYGIDPARLSEYANDIKEITDKGIQVAIVIGGGNIFRGVAGASNGMDRVQGDHMGMLATVINGLALQSALENADVPTRLQTAIHIEQVAEPFIRRKAMRHLEKGRVVIFGGGTGNPYFTTDSAAVLRAIEIEADVILKGTRVDGIYTADPEKDSQAIKFDHITFDDVLRKGLKVMDTTAFTLSQENELPIIVFDMNKKGNLLKVVSGENIGTKVNL
- the tsf gene encoding translation elongation factor Ts, whose translation is MVKVTAAEVNKLRQATGAGMMDCKKALVEAEGDFDKAIDVLRKKGQKVAEKRADRDSSEGAAVAKINDANTVGVALVLGCETDFVGKNESFLALANELADVAINFNTKEDFLAADFKGMTVAEKLVEQTGVVGEKLEITGFEKLEAPYVGQYVHINKIAALVGLSKEVDNAETLVKDVSMQVASMGATSLSYKNFDPAFIASETEARIAVIEKDNIELGRLGKTLKNVPQYISMAQLTPEVLAQAEADAKAELKAEGKPEQIWDKILPGKMERFISDNTTLDQEQCLLDQRFIKDEKQTVAQYVESFGDVAITDFKRVSVG
- the rpsI gene encoding 30S ribosomal protein S9, whose amino-acid sequence is MEVIHKIGRRKTAVARVYLAEGTGKITINKKDMTVYFPTATLQYKVNQPLVMTNNDGNFDITVNVYGGGITGQAEAIRLGISRIMCELDPENRLTLKPEGLLTRDPRMVERKKFGQKKARKKFQFSKR
- the rpsB gene encoding 30S ribosomal protein S2, whose translation is MAVEVKELLEAGVHFGHLTRKWDPNMAPYVYMERNGIHIINLYKTAAKIEEAGDALSKIAASGRKILFVATKKQAKDIVAEKAADINMPYITERWPGGMLTNFVTIRKAVKKMATIDRMKKDGTFNSLSKKERLQVDRQRAKLEKNLGSITDMTRLPAALFVVDIKREHIAIKEAQKLNIPIFAMVDTNSDPRQVDYVIPANDDASKSIDKVLTHVTAAIANGLAERKAEKDAPKADKDAPKAKKAAKKEVVKDEEE